The following proteins are co-located in the Pseudanabaena sp. BC1403 genome:
- a CDS encoding DUF5335 family protein, giving the protein MTNTIALSKSIPQEQWGKFFDQFSGDHLGRHIEIEIIDSELGDESLIKHAPLLAMIYDRPGKGNNLSIEVGKDKMNYGHTVDSPTEISTAQNANGDIVAIWIADATGRKTLVKLES; this is encoded by the coding sequence ATGACTAATACAATTGCCCTAAGCAAATCTATCCCTCAAGAGCAATGGGGTAAATTTTTCGACCAGTTTTCAGGTGATCATCTCGGACGACATATTGAGATTGAGATCATTGATTCAGAACTTGGTGACGAATCATTGATTAAACATGCACCTTTGTTGGCGATGATTTACGATCGCCCTGGCAAAGGTAATAACTTGTCGATCGAGGTGGGCAAAGATAAGATGAACTATGGTCACACAGTTGATTCACCAACGGAAATTTCAACAGCACAAAATGCTAATGGTGACATTGTTGCAATTTGGATTGCTGATGCTACGGGGAGAAAAACACTGGTCAAATTAGAGTCCTAG